Within the Paraburkholderia flagellata genome, the region ATCAGGCAGCTGCAGCCGTAGCCGTTGCGTTGCGTTCGGCTTCGGCTGCGATCAGCCGGTCGAGCACGCGGCGCGACTGCACGCCGCCCGCATCGATGTTGAGGCTCAGAATGCGGCGTTCGGGCCATGTGAGCAGATTGCGCTGCTGCGATTCGAGCATGTCGAGATCCTCCGCGAAGATCTTGCCCTGGCCCGTGCGGATCGTTTCGGTGAGCGCCTGATCATGCACGGCGAAGCTGCGCGCCATGCCCCAGAAGTACCAGATCGACGTTTCGGTTTCCGGCGTGATGAAGTCGACGACGATGCTCGACGCCTTGTCGCGCGCATCGGCGTCGTATCCGCCTTTGCCCGCATGCGCCACGCCCACTTCGATCATCACGTGGCTGGGCGGCGAGAAGTGGCAGATTTGCCAGCGGTCGCAGGGCACGTTGTCGGCGAGGCCGTTGCCGCGCAGCGCCGCGGCCCAGAACGGCGGCGGCATGATGTTGTGCATGAAGCGGCTCGTCGTCACCACGTCACCGTTCACCGCGGTCTTGGGCGGCGCTTCCTCGATCTCGGGCTGGCCGATGCTCGAGGCGTGCACGTAGGTTTCGTGCGTGAGGTCCATGAGGTTGTCGACCATCAGGCGGTAGTCGCACTGGATGTGATACAGGCCGCCGCCATAGGCCCACGCGGGATTGTCGGCCCATTCCAGGTGATGGATCTTTGCGGGGTCGGCTTCGGCTGCATCGCCGGGCCACACCCAGATGAAGCCGTAGCGTTCGACCGCGGGATAACTGCGCACGGACGGAATGCCGCCCACGCGCTGGCACGGCATGCTCACGCATTTCCCGCTCGCCCTCACGGTGAGGCCATGATAGCCGCATACCAGGTGCCCCTCGCGCACGCTGCCGAGCGAGAGCGGCGCGCCGCGGTGCGGGCAGAAGTCTTCGAGCGCAGCGACGCCGCCATCGGCCGCGCGCCAGAACACCATGCGCTCGCCGCAGATTTGCCGGCCAAGCGGTTTGCCGTCGATTTCATCGGGGGTACACGCGACATACCATGCGTTTTTCAGGAACATACGTCTCCTCCAGGGCGCTTTGTTGCGCCTTCGTTCAGGGTGAGGGGCGGCACGCGTGCCGCCGTTCAGATCAAGCCAGGGCGCCGCGCATGGCTAGCGCGGATTGCGGCGAATGAGGTTGCCGCCAATCAGCCTCGTCATCGCACGCTGGTTGTCGAGCACGCGCTTGAGGTTCTGATGGGCGATATGCGAGTGCTCGCGCATCAGCGCTTCGGCACGCGCGCCTTCGCGGCTTTCGATCGCTTCGAGCACCGCGCGATGCTGGGCTTGCGCCACGATCAGCGTTTCGCGCGCACGCGGGTCGAGCGACTGCACGACCACGAATGCGCTTGCCGACGCGAACGGCAGGGTCGCGACTTTTTCGATCTGCCGTGCAACCACTTCGCTGTCCGAAGCAGCGGCGAGCAGGCGGTGAAATCGGCCATTCACTTCGACGTAGCGGGAGAAGGTTTCCTCGCTCAGTTCGCCCACGAGCAACTCATCGATCTCGTCAATGCAATCGTGCAGGTCGCGGAACATCGAATGGGTGATGCCACGTTCGGCGGCAAGGCGTGCGGCCAGCCCTTCGAGCGTGCCGCGCAGTTCGATCGAGTCGCGTATTTCGTTCTCCGAAAACGAGCGCACGGCGTAGCCGCCGCTCGGAATCGGTTCGAGCAGTCCTTCTTCCTGCAGGCGCATGAGCGCCGCGCGCACCGGCGTGCGCGACACGCCAAGGCGCTCGACCACGCCCAGTTCGGAAATGCGCTCGCCGGGCGCGAGTTCGCCGCCGAGTATCAGTTCTCGCAGCCCGAGTTGGGCTTTGACGGTCTGCGAAGCGGCGGAGCCGGCGCGCGTGCTGGTGGGAGTGTCGTCGATGCCGGTCATGCGTAGGGAAGCGTTGAAAAACGAGTGTGAATGCGGCCGGATGCAGTCTGCGATCAGCGCCGCGATGTGTACAAATTGTATACATCTATTTGATCGATTCAAGAAAATAGTCCACAAATTCAGGGTAAACGTGGAAAAGTAAGCCGAAAGTAAAGAGAAATTGTGTACAGCGAGGGTCTTTTTTGATTGACATCATTAGCTGAGGTTTCCTACGATCTCGCTCGAAGTTCGATAAACGAAGTGACGTTCGCAATACGAACGCGCGACACAGTCAAGGAGACAGACGTGACGAGGCATGCCCAATCACACAATCCGCAAGAACCACACGATCTGAAAAACGAACGCAGGACGCTGATCCTGCTCGCCGTCGGCTTCGGTCTGGTCGGGCTCGACCGCTGGATGATCGCGCCGCTATTTCCCCACATGATGAAAGACCTCAACCTGAGCTATCAGCAGCTCGGCCAGTTGATCGGCATTCTCAGCATTGCGTGGGGCGTGTTCTCGATTCTCATGGGCCGCCTTTCCGACAGCATCGGCCGGCGCAAGATCATGATCGCAGCGATGGTGATGTTCTCGCTGCTTTCGAGCTTCTCGGGCTTCGCTACCGGCTTCGCGAGCCTGCTGCTTATTCGCGCGCTCATGGGCGTCGCGGAGGGCGCTTTCACGCCGACGAGCGTGGCTTCGGTGGGCGAGGCCTCGCATCCGTCGCGCCGCGGGCGCAACCAGGGGCTGCAGCTCAGCATGTTCGCGCTGATGGGCCTCGGCCTCGCGCCGATCATCGCGACGCAACTGCTGCGCGTCGTGCCGTCGTGGCACTGGGTGTTCGCGGTATCGGCCGTGCCCGGGCTCATCGTGGCGCTGCTGATCGCGACGATGTTGCGCGACGCGCCCCAAGTCAAGCCCGCGCACGCGACGGTTGCGCATGCAACGAGCGGCCCGCGCTGGAGCGCGCTCTTCGGCAGCCGCAACGTCGTGCTCGCCATGCTGGCCACGCTGTGCGCGATGGCCGGCATTTTCGTGATCGGCGCGATGGTGCCCAACTATCTCGTGGATTACCTGCACCTCGACACTTCGCAAATGGGCTTTGTCGTGTCGGCCATCGGCTTCGGTGGATTTCTCGGTGAGTTCGGCCTGGCCAGCCTCTCGGACTTCGCCGGGCGGCGGCTGACTTCGGTCGTCTCCTTCGCGGGCGCGGCGATTTCGCTCTATGTGTTCGCCCGCATCGGCGCGAACCCGTGGATGCTCTTCGCTGTGCTGTTCGTCGTCTCGTTCTTCGCGCTCGGCATGCTGGGCGTGCTCACCGGGCCGATCGCGACTGAAGCGGCGCCGGCGGGACTCGTCGCTTCGGCCATTGGCATTACCTCGGGCGCCGGCGAGATTTTTGGCGGCGGCATTGCACCGGCCATTGCCGGATATGTCGCGCAGCACGACGGCATTCAGTTCACGCTGCAGTTTGCGCTCGGCGGGCTGATCTGCGGCATCTTCGTTTCGATGTTCCTGATCGAAACCGCACCGCGCGCGCTGGCGCGGCGTTCGGCCCCCATCGCGCTGCAATCTGACTGATGTTGCGGTAACGGCGCTTGGGCGCCGTTACGATTTCCCCGAAGTTCGAAGTTTATTTCAATTAATTAGGTATCCGTAATAAATGGATGCCGACGCAGAGATCAAGGTAAAGGAGACGTCAACATGAAGAGCCTCGCACTGTGGTGCACGGCGGTTTCGGCTATGGTTTGCGCCCAGGCACACGCGGAAGGCGGCCCGGCGGGCGACAGCGTGACGCTGTACGGCATGGTCGACGCGGGCGTGTCGTGGGTCAGCAACCAGGGCGGCCACTCGGTGCTGAAGTTCGACGACGGCATTTTCACGCCGAACCTGCTCGGTATTCGCGGCCGCGAAGATCTGGGCGGCGGCTTGCACGCGGTGTTCGACCTCGTCGATCAATTCTCGATGGGTACCGGCGCGATCGTCTCGGGACAAGGAATCTTCGGACGCAACGCCTACGTTGGCCTCGACAGCGACCAGTACGGCAGGCTGACGATGGGCAATCAGTACGACTTCATGACCGATTCGCTGTTTTTCGGCCACGACGACGCGGCGATGGAAGTAGGGGGCCTCTACAACTTCCGCGCAGGCCCGTTCGCGAAGATCGCGATTCCGGGCAATCCGCCCTTCGCGCCGCAATTCGACTGGGACCGCATGGCCGGCGCCACGGTCGAGAACTCTGTCAAGTATCAGTCCCCCAAATTTGCCGGATTCAGCTTTGGCGGCTTGTACGGCTTTGGCGGCATTCCGGGCGCATTCGGACGTGGCAACACGGTCAGCGCCGGCGCGAATTACACCAACGGTGCGTTCGGCATGGCGGCGGCCTATACGGAAGCGAAATATGTCGAGGAAGGCGAACCCGATGTCGGCATTCGCAACTGGGGCGTGGGCGCGCACTACGATTTCGGCAAAGTCATGGCGACGCTGCTCGTGACGACCGTGCGCAACACCTACAATGGCGGCGCGATCGCACAGGCCGAAGCGGGCGCGAACTGGCTGCTCGCACCAGACTGGGCGATTGGCGCCGACTACATGTACATGAAGGGCAACGCGTATCTCGACAACAATCACGCACATCAGATCACGGCGATCGTCGATCACTTCCTGTCCAAGCGTACCGTCGTCTATGCGGAGACCGTGTATCAGCGGACCAACGCGGGAGCCCAGGCGCTGATCAGCGGCGTGCTCGATCCCGATGGCACATCGAGCGGTCCCAATCAGTTCATCGCACGCGTAGGCGTGCAGACGCGGTTCTGAACTCAGGCGCTAGACTCAACATACCGGTTTTTCTGCAATTCCTCACGGGGCGCCTTCCCGGCGCCCTCGGCCTGCTAACCAGCGACGACCATAAGCAGCAAATCGATGCTTAATTTGTCCCCGGAAAAATATCGCTTATTTTTCCGGCGCTGAAATGACATAATCTCCGCCCCGCTGGCCGCCGCGCGGCAGGCCACGTCACATTCCGTTCATAACCCTTTTGCCGACCCCGCTAATCGCAGGGCCGCACGCGTTTATTTTTTTAATGTTAATTTAAACGTAATTCCCGATTAGCCATTTAAACGGCGATTTTCCCCATTTTTTGGTGTGAAATTGCCGAACAATGGCTTTTATTATTCGCCACACTCAAAACAGTCATCGAAACATGAACGACCGTTCTCCCAATCTCGCGCCCGCGCGTCTCGAAGAGACGACAGTGCGCCAGTGGCTGTCCGTCTTTGCCGTGGCGATCAGCGCCTTCGCATTCGTCACGTCCGAGTTCCTGCCGGTTGGTTTGCTCACCGAGATCGCACGCGATCTGGGCGTGACGCCGGGCACCGCTGGCCTCATGGTGACCACGCCGGGTGTGATGGCCGCGATCTTCGCGCCGGGCCTGATGATGTTTGCCGGACGCATGGACCGGCGGCAGGTATTTCTGTTGCTCACGGCCATGCTGCTCGCATCGAATATCGTCTCTGCGCTTTCGACGAATTTCGCGCTCATGCTGGTTGGCCGCGCGATGCTCGGCGCGGCGCTCGGCGGCTTCTGGACGCTCGCGACCGCGGCGGCGGGTCGCCTCGTGCACACGAGCGACGCCCCGCGCGCGACGGCCATCATCCTGACCGGCGTGACCTGCGCGACGGTGATCGGCGTGCCGCTCGGCACCTTTATCGCTGGGCTCGCGTCGTGGCGCATGTCGTTTTTCGTGACGGGCGGGCTCGTCGCGCTCGCGCTGATTGCTCAGGCGCTGCTGGTGCCGTCGCTGCCTTCTGCTGCCGCATTGCGCCTTGCCGATTTCGCCACGCTGCTGCGCCGCCCGTATATGCGCCTGAGCATGCTCATGGTCGCGCTCGTGTTCGGCGCGCATTTTTCGACGTACACGTTCATTTCACCGCTGCTTCAGCAGGACTTTTCGATGAGCGCGATCACGCTGCTGCTGCTCGCATTCGGCGTGATCGGCTTTTTCTCTAACGCATTGACTTCGGCCTTTGTCGCCACGCGTTTGAAGTCCGCAGTGGCGACGATGACGGCGCTGCTGTTGTGTGCGCTGTCGGCGATGATTCTGCTCGACCACGCACGCATCGGCGAGATCGCGGCGATGTTGATGTGGGGCGTGGCGTTCGGCGCGATTCCGCTGTGCTTCTCCGTGTGGATTCAGCGCGGCACGGCCGATCAGGCCGAAGCGGGGTCGGCCATGTTCGTGAGCGTGATCCAGGTGGCGATCGCGCTTGGCTCGTCGGTCGGCGGCGCGATCGTGGACCGTGCGGGCATACGTGCCGATCTGGTGCTCGGCTGCGTGCTCGCGGTGTTCGGCCTCGTGACGTTGCAGCGGCTTGCGGCAATGGAGCGGCCGGTGCGCGTCGCGGCACTCGACTGCGAGTGCAGCCCGTCCCTCGACTGAAACGAGAAGAGAGCGATTGAAGGCGGCGACCCGTCGAACTCGCCGCACCGTGATGCGCTAAACGCGCACACGCGTTCTATGTCTGCGCAAAAAATACTCGATGCAATTGGACTACGTTAGCGCAGCGCACAGCGCCAACGTTTGCGAACGGGCATAAAGGCTCGGCCGCAAAAGCTCACCGGTTGTCGCGTGCCGGGCTCGAGCGCAAGACCCCTCAAGTGATGCCCGGTTTCGGCCGATATGCAATCTGGCTCCCCTGCGTTGTGCCTGATTTGCTACTCCCGAACTGAAAGCGAGCGTTACGTGCACGGAATCAAGTTTGCCTGGCTGCTATCTGGTTTGATCGGCATGCTGCTACTGCTGGGTTGCGATCAGCAGAAGAACGCCCAGAGCAGCACGGCCGCGCCGGCACGGACCACCATCACCGCCCTGATCTGGGCGCCGGACTGGCCGCAGGAGATGCTCCAGATCGCCGCCGAGTTCGACAAGCTCAATCCCGACTTGCACGTGAACGTGCAGTTCATGGTCGGCAACTCGGTCGAGGAGAACATCAAGCCACGCGTGGCGGCCGGCACGCTGCCGGACCTCGTCAGTATCAATCCGAACGCCTATGGCGCCGAGCTGGCCGACCAGGGCGTGCTCGCCGATGTCCGCCAAAGCGCCGCCTGGAAGCACATGCTGGATCCGCTCAAGTCCGACTGGACCAGTCGCGAAGGCAAAGGGTTTGGCGTGTCGGGCGGCGTGGCGACGACGATGATCTATTACAACCGGGCCATGTTCGCCATGGCCGGTATCGATACGCTGCCGACGAATTTCGATGAATTTCTGGCGGTATGCGCCAAGCTCAAGCAGGCGGGAATGATTCCGGTGATGTGGAGCGGCGGCTTTCCGAACATGCTCGGCAACGGGCCATTCGCATCCGGCTTCGCTAACAATGTGGTCGCGCACGAGCCGCACTGGAAAGAGAAGATGGCGGACGGCACGTTGAACCTGGATACGCCGCTGGTGGCCGATATCTTCGCGAGGATCGCACTGATTCCCGAGCGCGGTTACGCCCAGCCATCATTCATGACGACGGGATACGACGAGGGCATTCGCCTTTTCAGGGAGGGCCGGGTGGCGATGGCGTTTCAGGGCAGTTGGGCCGCCGGCCTCATGCTGCATGGAAACGATTTCTCGGTGGGCGTGTTCGTGCCGCCATGGAACGCGCGCGGCGAACACGTAGTGCCCGTGCTCGGCAGCGAAACGGGTTTTGCCGTTTGCGAAACGCCCAACAAGGCCGCAGCCATGCGTTTTCTGGAATTCATCGCCAGCAAGGGATTTCCGATTCTTCAGAGGAAACGCCACAACGTTTCGCCGTTTCAGCAAGGCATGGGCACCGTGGTGAGCGACGTGGAGATCATGGACTACACGAACGCGGTCAGCCGCTATCCGGTCACGGCGAGCCCATATTATTCGTCGCTTCCTTCCAACACGATTGAGCTGCTGCACAAATTGATGCAGGATGTGCTGCTCAGGAAAATCACGCCCAGGCAGGCTGCGCAGCGCCTGGACATCTCGGTCAAGACTGAAGCGAAGATGCATTACAAATGAATGCGATCTCCGCGTCGCTGCGACGCGCTTTCGACTACCTCTGCCAGGATCTGCTTCGACGCGTCGAGATTCGCTATCGACTGATTGGCGCTTTCATTCTGTTGGCGCTGTTGCCCATTATCATTTCGGGCTGCATTTCCTACGTGAAGTCGGTCGCGGCGATCAAGGAGAACGCGGAGATATTTTCGAAAGAGGTGGTGAGGCAGGTTTCGAGAAACGTCGAGCTGCGCATGCAGCAGATCGAAACGGAAAGCAATCTTCTCGTACTTTCGGATCGGGTCCAGGGCGCGCTGGCGCGAGCGGCAAGCGGCAGCGCCAGAGAGCAGAGCGAGGCGCGCGAGGACATGACGCGTTTGCTGCTGGAGCACTACGGGTCGGTCGATTTCATCAATCAGAAATATTTGCTCGACCAGAAAGACCAGATGCTGGATACGCAGGCTTTTGCGCAGTTGACTACAGGTGTGACGGCGCTCGTCGGCCTCGCGCAAGAGTCGCAAGAACGCACCTACTGGGGCAGCTACGACGATGGGGTCGGGCAGCAGAACCTCGGGATGGTGCGCGCCATCTACAACAAGAGTGACAACACGAAGATCGGCAGTCTGGTTCTGGTCGTTCGCCCTGAATACTTCTCGACGATTTTCAACGATGTCGCGGCGGGCAGCGGGACAGAGATTTACGTATTCGATGCGAGCGACAACAAAATCATCGTAGTCCCAAATAATGCTTCGTCGCCCAACGCGGGCACCACGCCCGAGCCTGGCCTGATCGAGGATATCGTCCGCCACCGCATATCGGGCGAGTCGAGCCGATTCGTCAATTTCGCCGCGAAACGTGGCGGGCACTATCTTGCCGCCTACGCACGGATTCCTGGCACGAGCTGGTTCGTGATCAGCACGATCGCTGAACAGAGTCTCACTGCGGAGGCACAGGCCGTACGCAACCAGATCGTGGTGGTTGGCATTTCCGGGTTTCTGCTTTCCATTTTTCTTGCCTGGTTTATTTCGCACAGTATTTCGGCGCCGCTGCGGGACCTCGTGCGCCGGATGCACGACACGGGCGAAGATGCCGGCGCCACTGGCGACGAAGACTCGGAAGGGGAAGGCTCGCTTGGCGGACCGGACGAACTGGCCCGGCTGGCACAGCGCTTTGAGCGCATGCGCTCGGCAATCAGGCAGAAGATTCAGAAGATCAACGAAATCAATGCGACGCTCGAGCAGACTGTCATCGACAGAACGGCGGAACTCGTCGCCCGCGAACGCGAGTCGCGCACGCTGATCGAGAACTCGCCCGATACGATCACCCGATATGATCGCGAGCTGCGCCGCACGTTTGCCAATGCTGCCTTTTGCGCGCAGGCCGGATGCGATCTTGCCAGCGTCCTCGGCAAGCGGCCCTCGGAGCTTCCTGGCGGCCCGAATGCGTTGGTCTACGAACGGAAGATCGGCGAAGTCATCGCGACGGGAAAAAGCGCGCAGTTCGAACTGAGATGGGCCGGAAAGAACGGGCAGGAGCAATGTACCCACATTCGCATCACGCCTGAGATCGACCGTTCCGGCCATGTCAGTTCCGTGCTCGCAGTGGGTCGCGACCTCTCCGACCGGATGGCGTTCGAGGCCACCATCTGGAAACAGGCCAATTTCGATGCACTGACGGGTCTTCCGAACCGGCAGCTATTTCACGATCGTCTGACCGAGGAGGCCGCGCTCGCGCGCCGTTCGCAAAGGCGCGTGGCCCTGATGCTGATCGACCTCGATCGCTTCAAGGAAGTCAACGACTCGCTGGGCCACGACCGCGGCGACGTGCTGCTAATCGAAGCGGGGCGCCGCATTAGCGCATGCGTGCGAAATCTGGACACTGTCGCGCGACTTGGCGGCGACGAGTTCACGGTGATCCTGCCCGATCTGGAAGACATGGAAGCGGTCGAACAGACCGTGCGCAGTATCAATCGCAAACTGACCGAGCCGTTCAAACTCGGCGCGGAGGAAGTCTATATTTCGGCGAGCATCGGCGTCACCGTTTTCCCCGACGACACCGTGGAACTCGACGCGCTGTTCAAGAACGCCGACCAGGCCATGTATGCGGCAAAGAATGCCGGACGCAATCGCTTTA harbors:
- a CDS encoding aromatic ring-hydroxylating dioxygenase subunit alpha, which produces MFLKNAWYVACTPDEIDGKPLGRQICGERMVFWRAADGGVAALEDFCPHRGAPLSLGSVREGHLVCGYHGLTVRASGKCVSMPCQRVGGIPSVRSYPAVERYGFIWVWPGDAAEADPAKIHHLEWADNPAWAYGGGLYHIQCDYRLMVDNLMDLTHETYVHASSIGQPEIEEAPPKTAVNGDVVTTSRFMHNIMPPPFWAAALRGNGLADNVPCDRWQICHFSPPSHVMIEVGVAHAGKGGYDADARDKASSIVVDFITPETETSIWYFWGMARSFAVHDQALTETIRTGQGKIFAEDLDMLESQQRNLLTWPERRILSLNIDAGGVQSRRVLDRLIAAEAERNATATAAAA
- a CDS encoding GntR family transcriptional regulator, with protein sequence MTGIDDTPTSTRAGSAASQTVKAQLGLRELILGGELAPGERISELGVVERLGVSRTPVRAALMRLQEEGLLEPIPSGGYAVRSFSENEIRDSIELRGTLEGLAARLAAERGITHSMFRDLHDCIDEIDELLVGELSEETFSRYVEVNGRFHRLLAAASDSEVVARQIEKVATLPFASASAFVVVQSLDPRARETLIVAQAQHRAVLEAIESREGARAEALMREHSHIAHQNLKRVLDNQRAMTRLIGGNLIRRNPR
- a CDS encoding MFS transporter yields the protein MTRHAQSHNPQEPHDLKNERRTLILLAVGFGLVGLDRWMIAPLFPHMMKDLNLSYQQLGQLIGILSIAWGVFSILMGRLSDSIGRRKIMIAAMVMFSLLSSFSGFATGFASLLLIRALMGVAEGAFTPTSVASVGEASHPSRRGRNQGLQLSMFALMGLGLAPIIATQLLRVVPSWHWVFAVSAVPGLIVALLIATMLRDAPQVKPAHATVAHATSGPRWSALFGSRNVVLAMLATLCAMAGIFVIGAMVPNYLVDYLHLDTSQMGFVVSAIGFGGFLGEFGLASLSDFAGRRLTSVVSFAGAAISLYVFARIGANPWMLFAVLFVVSFFALGMLGVLTGPIATEAAPAGLVASAIGITSGAGEIFGGGIAPAIAGYVAQHDGIQFTLQFALGGLICGIFVSMFLIETAPRALARRSAPIALQSD
- a CDS encoding porin, whose amino-acid sequence is MKSLALWCTAVSAMVCAQAHAEGGPAGDSVTLYGMVDAGVSWVSNQGGHSVLKFDDGIFTPNLLGIRGREDLGGGLHAVFDLVDQFSMGTGAIVSGQGIFGRNAYVGLDSDQYGRLTMGNQYDFMTDSLFFGHDDAAMEVGGLYNFRAGPFAKIAIPGNPPFAPQFDWDRMAGATVENSVKYQSPKFAGFSFGGLYGFGGIPGAFGRGNTVSAGANYTNGAFGMAAAYTEAKYVEEGEPDVGIRNWGVGAHYDFGKVMATLLVTTVRNTYNGGAIAQAEAGANWLLAPDWAIGADYMYMKGNAYLDNNHAHQITAIVDHFLSKRTVVYAETVYQRTNAGAQALISGVLDPDGTSSGPNQFIARVGVQTRF
- a CDS encoding MFS transporter, with the protein product MNDRSPNLAPARLEETTVRQWLSVFAVAISAFAFVTSEFLPVGLLTEIARDLGVTPGTAGLMVTTPGVMAAIFAPGLMMFAGRMDRRQVFLLLTAMLLASNIVSALSTNFALMLVGRAMLGAALGGFWTLATAAAGRLVHTSDAPRATAIILTGVTCATVIGVPLGTFIAGLASWRMSFFVTGGLVALALIAQALLVPSLPSAAALRLADFATLLRRPYMRLSMLMVALVFGAHFSTYTFISPLLQQDFSMSAITLLLLAFGVIGFFSNALTSAFVATRLKSAVATMTALLLCALSAMILLDHARIGEIAAMLMWGVAFGAIPLCFSVWIQRGTADQAEAGSAMFVSVIQVAIALGSSVGGAIVDRAGIRADLVLGCVLAVFGLVTLQRLAAMERPVRVAALDCECSPSLD
- a CDS encoding ABC transporter substrate-binding protein, with the translated sequence MLLLLGCDQQKNAQSSTAAPARTTITALIWAPDWPQEMLQIAAEFDKLNPDLHVNVQFMVGNSVEENIKPRVAAGTLPDLVSINPNAYGAELADQGVLADVRQSAAWKHMLDPLKSDWTSREGKGFGVSGGVATTMIYYNRAMFAMAGIDTLPTNFDEFLAVCAKLKQAGMIPVMWSGGFPNMLGNGPFASGFANNVVAHEPHWKEKMADGTLNLDTPLVADIFARIALIPERGYAQPSFMTTGYDEGIRLFREGRVAMAFQGSWAAGLMLHGNDFSVGVFVPPWNARGEHVVPVLGSETGFAVCETPNKAAAMRFLEFIASKGFPILQRKRHNVSPFQQGMGTVVSDVEIMDYTNAVSRYPVTASPYYSSLPSNTIELLHKLMQDVLLRKITPRQAAQRLDISVKTEAKMHYK
- a CDS encoding bifunctional diguanylate cyclase/phosphodiesterase: MNAISASLRRAFDYLCQDLLRRVEIRYRLIGAFILLALLPIIISGCISYVKSVAAIKENAEIFSKEVVRQVSRNVELRMQQIETESNLLVLSDRVQGALARAASGSAREQSEAREDMTRLLLEHYGSVDFINQKYLLDQKDQMLDTQAFAQLTTGVTALVGLAQESQERTYWGSYDDGVGQQNLGMVRAIYNKSDNTKIGSLVLVVRPEYFSTIFNDVAAGSGTEIYVFDASDNKIIVVPNNASSPNAGTTPEPGLIEDIVRHRISGESSRFVNFAAKRGGHYLAAYARIPGTSWFVISTIAEQSLTAEAQAVRNQIVVVGISGFLLSIFLAWFISHSISAPLRDLVRRMHDTGEDAGATGDEDSEGEGSLGGPDELARLAQRFERMRSAIRQKIQKINEINATLEQTVIDRTAELVARERESRTLIENSPDTITRYDRELRRTFANAAFCAQAGCDLASVLGKRPSELPGGPNALVYERKIGEVIATGKSAQFELRWAGKNGQEQCTHIRITPEIDRSGHVSSVLAVGRDLSDRMAFEATIWKQANFDALTGLPNRQLFHDRLTEEAALARRSQRRVALMLIDLDRFKEVNDSLGHDRGDVLLIEAGRRISACVRNLDTVARLGGDEFTVILPDLEDMEAVEQTVRSINRKLTEPFKLGAEEVYISASIGVTVFPDDTVELDALFKNADQAMYAAKNAGRNRFSYFTPDMQLEAQTRLRLTSDLRAALPRNQLRLLYQPVVDLATGQVRKAEALIRWLHPERGMINPLEFIPLAEDTGLIIPIGDWVFRQAVQQARLWREQFDPTFQISVNMSPVQVRQDSTLGVRWHDYLNREGMPGQSVVVEITEGLLLQAESNIDERLLDFRLAGIGISIDDFGTGYSSLAYLKRFDIDYLKIDRSFVQNLSVDENNQVLCEAMVVLAHKLGIQVIAEGVETVEQREFLKTMGCDFAQGYLYSRPIAPEQFEHLVWPLVAERSAGEQERSDS